ACATAAACTATAAATAATAATGGTtgatatatttacatatatttaaacatacatgtgaaTCCTTAAGGATGTTCATTATCTGATAATCTGGGAACTAGCTacctaacaacaacaacatcagctaGTGTTTTTGACACTATGATGGAACTAACCCAGAcctcctctgattggccagcggtcctgttaaccctttcctttgAACCTGTTATTGTTTGTCCTTGGTCACAGCAGAAAAGTTTGCAAACTCTAACttaaagaactaaaaaaaattgttttgtttttaagaattattttttaaaagttttaggggggcaaaaatgaaatgtggGGGGGCTTGAGTCAACGTCTTAAGCCTATCAGTGGTTTTTCAACCAGAAATCCCAGAATAAATAACAGATTCATCTTTGGAATCATGTTGttgtaatgtatattttcaaacgtgattttaattttgacacGACAAATTAAGAATTTGGTGGTCCCACTTGCAGTAATTCCGAGGGACCCTCCTGTTATAGATCCCTGCCTCATTTGGATTATATTTTCAATGGCTTTgctgcaaaatgaaaagaaccAAGACCGGTCCTGGAGTGAAGGCAATCCTGGTGACATTGTGGATTTGTAATTGACAAACAAGATGGTAACAAAACAATTGTAGAATTCCACTACACAATACCAGTAGAACACAACTTGCATGCTCCATGCATGTTGTTACTTAATTAACCCATAAGTGGAAGGGGGGCGAGGTAGCGGGAGACCCttcgttgttattgacgctgCTACGCTGCCGGTGACGTCATTGGACGCGTAGGTCCAAGCTAGCAAAGTTTCCATTATAAACCCACCACACCACAAACAATCCCTTTGCATTTCACAATAAGAGCATGACTTCCGTGCCTGGAATCGGGTTGCATGTAATAACCATCAAGTGGCCTATTCAGTGGaagtgttaaataaaatgtgcattGAAGTGACTTGTGATGGAAATTGCAAAATGTCCCTCCACAACACAGGTCTTATCCGGATATACCATGGGGACGATGTCCAGCTACTTGACAAGTGGCTAAACATAAATGAGTGTCCAGTCTTCAGAAAAGTGTGCCATGACGTTGGTATGTAATGCAAGATGCAGTTGAAATTAATTAATGGTGTACAacaaagcaacagaaaataaaatgtggcatCAAAAAAAGTTCTACTGAAAAACTAACAAAGGCATtacaattatttcatttatatacaTGTGCTGTATTGCATTTAGATGTGTTTTTCAACTCCAATCTTCCGATTTCTATCTTTTGTTCCATTGTTTTGGCATGGAGGGGAGGGGGCAATGAGAGCATGATGTACATATGAAGTACATGTTCAGGAGAGGAGGTCAGTCTTCTGGACCCACAGCCCACAACATGAATTCAACATTAATTGTAAAGataaatctttttaattttccaaaacattGACGATAGGCTTGGTACATGTAAGGGTGAACTGTtccacattttaacaaaacattatatataaatatatgcgTATGTCTACAATTAATATTTCACTATTttagtattgtatgcaccaCAAGAAGGTATATCTAAAGTCTCTAGGCCgccctacatgttattgtaggtcaagtttaaaatgcaacaagTTAATAGAATACACGTAGCAATATATTACACATCATGTATTAAAGATTTCTGCTCAAAATGTTCTTCTGAATACAAAAGTATCTATCGTGGATTCAGTGACGGTGCCAGGAATCGTTTGGGAAACAGCAAATCACCGCAACCACTTTACTTTGAAAGGTCTTAGCGGAAATAGATGTGAGCTCAGCTAACTTGACAGACAGTCTGCACACCCGGGTCTCCTTGCTGCCACATTAGACGGTTTGGTGCGGGTTTTATTCCTCCATCACTTCCTTCCTTGGAGCAATAGTTGGTCAGGCGGGGAGGTGTGAGGAGCCCGGCTCTTCACTCCTTCATGCTGCCCAGGAGCCATGGCAGAGCGGCCACTGAGGAGGAACCAACGGCCGGAGCTCAGCGGGTCCACAGCGGCGACTCAAACCAGGAAGGACCCACGTTAATACAGATGGATGTCTATGGTTAACGTTGACGTTACCTGCCGGATACAGTAGTGGCGGCTTCTAAAGTTTTACACTCATCTTCAGCTTTTGTCACAGCTGACCGGTTCAACTTTTACTTCTACCTGGCATTCCCGAGATGTCGACGGGAACACAGCGACGCGGAGTTTGTTtcgcttttcttttcttccagtaACGTTACGTGTTTGCCCTGTAAAGCCACCCGCCTCTGGCGTCAATCTGGCGCAGTGTTCCGCAGTGGCTCGCAGAGCGACTCTTTAATATCGCAAAGCCGAGTCACTGGAGGTTACCATGGGGGCAAAGCAGAGCAGCGTCGCTGCTAATCCCGCTGCTAACGGACGGACCAGAGCCTACTCCGGCTCGGACCTGCCCTCCAGCACGTCCAGCAGCAACGGCAGTAATGTTAGCAGGACTACCGCCGGGGGGGTGAGGTACCATGCATACAGTGCGTCCGGAGCCTCGTCCAGCACCAGCCAGCACCTTGGAGCCAGGGCCAGGTCCGCGGGGGGCTCCGGAGGCTCCGGGACCAGACCTCAGTCCGGTATCACCATTCCGAACATTAGCGGAGCCTACAGCTCCCAGGAGTCGGGCGGCAGTAGCCCGGAGGAAGCGGACAGGCAGCGCTCGGGCGGAGGGCACGAGGGTCCCCGGCTGGTGATAGGGTCCCTACCAGCACAACTCTCGCCTCATCTGTTCGGAGGTAAGAGGACCTCCGCTGGGTTGGGTCGACACGGCTCCGTGCTTCACTGAACTCTGGTGACACTGCCAACATGTTAAGtgcaaatattaaaatgtattgaacaTTTCTGGTTCAGGATTTAAAATCCTCTATTACACACTGTGTAgggcaaacaaaaacaaaatatttcaaaaaacaacttcaacagtttttcttttgcaagCACCTGTACCAAACACTTGTGAGCATtgaataggggggggggggggcatactGTATCTCAGGTCATGACCCCAGCCCAACTAAGAACATTTTCTTAGACAAACCTAAAACATAGATCATCtataaaatgtttaacttaTTACATATTTGAATTTGTGTGATAATCCTATTAGTAAGCTGTCTAAATATATTttgcaaaagtttttttttttttttaaatctgtctttgCATTGACCTGACAAGTTGAAAATAgtcaaatcaaaaatgtattcagcCAAAAAGTAGTGGAATTATTAACGATCCACTGTCCCCCAGTTTACTGGTGAACTGGTAAACCTGGAGACCGGGGTAGAAACTAAGCTGTGCTGTGGggggaactactctgactggctccTGATCAGACAGTAGTTTACGGAGCGGTGGATGCGCTTTGCAAAACAACCCAAAGTGTTCTAttaaatgacgcatttaaagaAGTtgctcaatcacgcaaatttgatcgtgggaagtgaAACCCGTAATCGTGATAAAAATccattaattgtgcagccctagggTCATGTGTGAATGGATCGATAATCGgtgctggcgtctcccttagagatagggtgaggagctcggagtagagccgctgctccttcgcgtcgaatagagccagttgaggtggttcgggcgtCTGTTAAGATGCCTGAACcactagggaggtggtccaggcacatccggctgggaggaggccttggggaaaaCTAAGGACTAGGTGGAAggacatccagctgggaggaggcctttgggaagacccaggactaggtggagagattatttttcaaacctggcctgggaacgcctcgggatcccccagtcggagctggttgatggggctcgggaaagggaagtttggggtccccccactggagctgctgcccccgcgacccgataccggataagcggacgaagatggttGAATGGTTTGGAggtttaaaaatgattgataTTAACaattcctgatttttttttttttttcttttcaacccTACTACATATTCAATCAATAGTACTGCATGAGTATGCCATTACCAGCAGACTGTTCAGGCACAGTTCAGAAACATTATAGAGCATTTGGTGTGCTCAAGCAAGACAGTCATGTGATCTGCACCACATGACTGAGTAACCAGTGTGTGTGAGGTCTCGGCGTTGGATTCTGGTGCACAAAGACGAGGCAGCCAgagaaatatcaaatatcacgataccgcaacaatattgtagtgttgactggtgctttcacaaaatatttacacaatgagatttttggtAATTGTCAGTAATGTGatgtaaaggcaaataatagaacagttacagtTTGGGAAATGATATCACTTTACTCTcctgcagcctttaaaaccaggaa
The genomic region above belongs to Etheostoma cragini isolate CJK2018 chromosome 6, CSU_Ecrag_1.0, whole genome shotgun sequence and contains:
- the znrf2b gene encoding E3 ubiquitin-protein ligase znrf2, with the protein product MGAKQSSVAANPAANGRTRAYSGSDLPSSTSSSNGSNVSRTTAGGVRYHAYSASGASSSTSQHLGARARSAGGSGGSGTRPQSGITIPNISGAYSSQESGGSSPEEADRQRSGGGHEGPRLVIGSLPAQLSPHLFGGFKCPVCSKFVSSDDMDLHLVLCLTKPRVTYNEDVLTKDAGECAICLEELVQGDTIARLPCLCIYHKGCIDEWFEVNRSCPEHPSD